In Halorhabdus tiamatea SARL4B, a genomic segment contains:
- a CDS encoding toxin-antitoxin system TumE family protein, whose product MASYTTVEDWQAVESGYVVDVTIRQTEVEKYPSGWDYSLHLGEVGGDTILRYDNAHERTKGHERHTRDGVETIQFPGMLTLYDRFKREVEAQTTVSWDWSA is encoded by the coding sequence ATGGCGTCCTACACGACCGTCGAAGACTGGCAGGCTGTCGAAAGCGGCTACGTCGTCGACGTGACCATCCGCCAAACGGAGGTTGAGAAGTATCCGAGTGGCTGGGACTACAGCCTTCACCTCGGGGAAGTCGGCGGCGACACCATCCTCCGCTACGACAACGCACACGAACGGACGAAAGGCCACGAGCGGCATACCCGGGACGGTGTCGAAACTATCCAGTTTCCGGGAATGCTGACACTCTACGACCGGTTCAAACGGGAAGTCGAAGCGCAAACCACCGTCTCGTGGGATTGGTCGGCGTAG
- a CDS encoding HVO_A0114 family putative DNA-binding protein: protein MPTLKVTVGERDRLDQRTRSRIKAAQEGEDLDDAQPVLNFGSYAELSRLLSPKNLELLETISEHEPASISEAAELVDRDYKQVHRNLSELEDIGVIEFDGGGSGQAKQPTLAYDGLEIDIPFGGSNGNVGAAAP, encoded by the coding sequence ATGCCCACGCTCAAAGTCACCGTCGGCGAACGCGACCGCCTCGATCAGCGCACGCGCAGCCGCATCAAAGCTGCCCAGGAGGGTGAAGATCTCGACGACGCCCAGCCAGTGCTGAACTTCGGCTCGTACGCTGAACTCAGTCGGCTCCTGAGTCCGAAGAACCTGGAACTGCTTGAAACGATCTCCGAACACGAGCCGGCGAGTATCAGCGAAGCCGCCGAGCTGGTAGATCGCGACTACAAACAGGTCCATCGAAACCTCTCTGAACTCGAAGACATCGGCGTCATCGAGTTCGACGGCGGCGGATCGGGGCAAGCGAAGCAGCCGACACTGGCGTACGACGGTCTCGAGATCGATATTCCCTTTGGGGGATCGAACGGGAACGTCGGCGCAGCCGCGCCGTGA
- a CDS encoding AAA family ATPase — MELLNVNIQGYKSIRENQSIEINDLNVLLGENNVGKSSVIDALQDYQDIFPVANGKVSKWAHKRNTGKEARGEIRFELEFLLTEEEHRKFLEGVSEDSQLGEQKRNRWIENDQLRTIEHELILHSQRDPKAPLRGESNMYGNFRDQTVPLRIGTLQSGEYLNFRKLESESYGGGESSTDDDELIDDEILTEKRRAWANLKDVMEDSIESWNFIEAFRNPEGRVKATRDLDLDGTGENLSKVLLTLRGEKGDAFERISKEYADIMAGVDGIRAPLPEEDQTTVVVDEKQYDTGFNLNEVSAGSKEILTLITKIILSETDTDLLLVEEPELHLHPGAERKILDLINDELVNKCPQVIMSTHSSVFVHHLDVKNVYRVKREEDTKVYSTSTSAIGADLRELGYEYAGMFQSEAVVLVEGLTDRVALRCIGEKYGLDFDEYNIGVLELGSGSQLVTHAKPVSRLLEVFNIPYLFICDSDLEDELKKNGDPADTPEKIEGRIVGKVNSDSSRKDEWSDLDCDDVHAWRETELEHYLLQDLDTLENVFTTLDVDEIEEDLEDTEGQKPEARLDDLITKNHPGVSEMKDEVDKTTYIEEIARTIRLEELPNEFHDVMEDIGALVDARNIVSDGRPSRD; from the coding sequence ATGGAACTACTCAACGTAAATATCCAAGGATACAAGTCGATTCGAGAAAATCAGAGTATCGAAATTAACGACCTCAACGTTTTACTTGGGGAAAATAACGTAGGGAAGTCAAGCGTCATCGACGCCCTTCAAGACTATCAGGACATCTTCCCCGTTGCAAATGGAAAGGTGTCAAAGTGGGCTCACAAACGAAATACAGGAAAAGAAGCTCGCGGAGAAATAAGGTTCGAACTCGAGTTCCTGTTGACTGAGGAGGAGCATCGTAAATTCCTTGAAGGCGTTAGTGAGGATTCGCAGTTGGGAGAGCAAAAACGAAACCGATGGATAGAGAATGACCAACTCCGTACAATCGAGCACGAGTTGATTCTTCATTCTCAGAGAGATCCCAAGGCACCTCTGAGAGGTGAGTCTAACATGTATGGTAACTTCCGGGATCAAACGGTTCCTCTTCGAATAGGCACCCTCCAAAGTGGCGAATATCTGAATTTCAGAAAGCTGGAGAGTGAATCGTATGGGGGTGGTGAAAGTTCCACGGACGACGATGAATTGATTGACGACGAGATATTGACCGAGAAGAGGAGGGCTTGGGCGAATCTCAAAGATGTTATGGAAGATTCTATCGAGAGTTGGAACTTCATTGAGGCGTTCAGGAATCCAGAGGGCAGGGTAAAAGCGACACGAGATTTGGACCTGGACGGGACCGGAGAGAATCTGTCTAAGGTGTTGTTGACTCTCAGAGGCGAGAAGGGGGACGCTTTCGAAAGAATCTCCAAAGAATACGCCGACATCATGGCAGGGGTTGATGGTATTCGAGCCCCCCTCCCCGAAGAAGACCAAACGACCGTTGTGGTGGATGAGAAGCAATACGATACTGGATTCAATCTAAATGAGGTTTCAGCCGGTTCCAAGGAGATTCTAACCCTTATTACGAAGATAATCCTTTCAGAGACGGACACTGATTTGTTACTAGTTGAAGAGCCAGAATTACACTTACACCCAGGGGCAGAAAGAAAGATACTGGACCTCATCAATGACGAACTCGTCAACAAGTGCCCGCAAGTGATTATGTCCACCCATTCAAGCGTTTTCGTTCATCATTTAGATGTGAAGAACGTATATCGGGTCAAACGAGAAGAAGATACCAAGGTCTATTCCACATCTACATCTGCTATCGGCGCGGACCTGAGAGAATTAGGTTATGAGTACGCTGGGATGTTCCAGTCGGAAGCAGTGGTTCTCGTAGAGGGACTGACGGACAGAGTTGCCCTCCGATGTATCGGCGAAAAGTATGGATTAGACTTTGACGAATACAACATCGGTGTACTTGAACTGGGATCAGGTTCACAGCTGGTAACTCATGCCAAACCCGTATCTCGTCTCTTAGAGGTATTCAATATTCCATACCTCTTTATATGCGATTCAGACTTGGAGGACGAACTAAAGAAAAATGGCGATCCCGCCGACACACCCGAGAAAATAGAAGGTAGAATTGTTGGTAAAGTTAATTCAGATAGTTCTAGGAAAGACGAATGGTCGGATTTAGACTGTGATGACGTTCATGCCTGGCGAGAGACAGAGTTAGAACATTACTTACTACAGGACTTAGACACCCTTGAGAACGTATTCACTACGTTGGACGTAGATGAGATCGAGGAGGACCTCGAAGATACAGAAGGCCAAAAACCAGAGGCTAGGCTCGATGATTTAATTACTAAAAACCATCCGGGAGTGTCAGAGATGAAGGACGAGGTCGATAAAACCACATATATTGAGGAAATAGCTCGAACAATCCGGTTAGAGGAACTACCGAATGAATTCCACGACGTTATGGAAGATATCGGTGCACTCGTTGACGCACGGAACATCGTGAGTGACGGGCGGCCATCGAGGGATTGA